In one window of Macaca thibetana thibetana isolate TM-01 chromosome 5, ASM2454274v1, whole genome shotgun sequence DNA:
- the LOC126955340 gene encoding GTP-binding protein SAR1a-like, protein MSFIFEWIYRGFSSVPQFLGLGKKSGKLGFLGLNNTGKTILLHMIKDDRLGQHIPTLHLTSEELTIAGMTFTTFHLGRHEQACRVWKNCLPAMNGIVFLVDCADLSYLMESKVELNALMTDETISNVPIFILGNKIDRTDTINAEKLREIFELYGQTTGKGNVTLKELNVHPVEVFMCSALKRQGYREGF, encoded by the coding sequence ATGTCTTTCATCTTTGAGTGGATCTACCGAGGCTTCAGCAGTGTGCCCCAGTTCCTAGGACTTGGCAAGAAATCTGGAAAACTTGGGTTCTTAGGTTTAAACAATACAGGCAAAACAATTCTTCTTCACATGATCAAAGATGACAGATTGGGCCAACATATTCCAACACTACATCTGACATCAGAAGAGCTAACAATTGCTGGAATGACTTTTACAACTTTTCACCTTGGTCGGCACGAGCAAGCATGCCGGGTttggaaaaattgtctcccaGCAATGAATGGGATTGTCTTTCTGGTGGACTGTGCAGATCTTTCTTACCTTATGGAATCCAAAGTTGAGCTTAATGCTTTAATGACTGATGAAACAATATCCAATGTGCCAATCTTTATCTTGGGTAACAAAATTGACAGAACAGATACAATCAATGCAGAAAAACTCCGTGAGATATTTGAGCTTTATGGACAGACCACAGGAAAGGGGAATGTGACCCTGAAAGAGCTGAATGTTCACCCTGTGGAAGTGTTCATGTGCAGTGCACTCAAGAGGCAAGGCTACAGGGAGGGTTTCTGA